The region TACAAAGATATTATCTTCTTTTATTTCAAAGGAAGTAACTACTTTTTCCTTGGTCAGCTCCAGGATGTAGTCTGCCATGAGCATCGGTTCACGATGAGGTAAAAAGTTATGTATATTGATGATGTTTTCTTCCCTGATTTCCATTTCTTCCAGTTATTTTACGGCAGTTTTCATTTGTGATTTTGCAATCACTTTGTCATTCAGTCTGGTAACAATGTCTACCAGTGTTACGCCCATTACTTCATTAAGGATCGTGACCTCGGATTTTAGCTGATCACCTGTTTCCGGCAATATTTCAGCTTCAAAAGATTTGATGGCCCCGATGTATCCTGTAGGGGCATCTTTTCCCAGCAGATAGTATTTATATCCGGTATGAAGTGCCACGCTCTGTGCCTGATGTTCGATTAATCCTGAAGCCTGAAAAACTCCATCCTGAACAAACAGGTTGTCTTCTCTGATCTCAAATCCTGAAACGAGATGATTCTCTGAATACTCAGACAATTCGTGTACCATTACAAAAGGTGCCCTTTGCGGAATGAGGCTTTGTACAAAATCCGGATCGGATGTCGGCAGTCTGTTTTCCATTAGCACACTGTTAATAAAGCACAGGAATAAGCGAATCTTCCACTTTCAGGTACGCAAAGAAGTACTTTTTCTCCTTTTTTCAGAGTTCCTGAATTCATTAATTCTTCCAATGCGATAAAGATGGAACCTGCCCCGATATTTCCGACATCAGAAAGGTTGTAGAACCATTTTTCTGCAGGGAAATCCATTCCCTTTTTAGCAAATTCGTCTTTCAGACCTTCCTTAAAATAACCTGAAGAGATATGAGCCAATACATGGTCAATTTTTTCAGGATCTAAATGATGTTTGTCAAAAGAAGCTCTTAAACTCTCGGCTCCTTTTACTAAGATATATTTGTCCAGGATTTTGGTATCCTGTTTAATGGCAAAGATAGATTGCTTCAGCCACTCGTCTGAAGGGTAATCTGCCCATGATTTAAGGCTTCCGTCTTCCTGCTTGTCACATCCTGCATACATACATGCCTCGATTTCGTGTGCATAAGAATAGAAATCAATAAATTCTATTTTCAGAGAGGTACTGTTTTCCCTTGGTTTATTTTCCAGTAAAAAAGAACCTGCTCCATCAGAAAGCATCCATCTCAGGAATTCTCTTTTGAATGCAATGATGGGCCTTTCTTCCAATAGTATTAAATTTTCAGCTTCATGGTTGAATTTATCTGCAGTCATCCATGCAGACATTCTTTCAGAACCGGCGCATACTGCATTTTCCTGTACTCCTGCTTTTACAGAAAGGAAACCGTAGTTCAATGCATTCATTCCGGAGTTGCAGAGACCTGTAGCAGTATTGATTTCAATAGATTTACCTATATTCAGTTCCCCGTGAACCATAGAAGCGTGTGACGGCTGTATCTGGTCCGGAGAAGTAGTTCCTACGGATAATAATTTCATATCTTCCTTTTTGAAATTCTCATCAAAAAGTCCTTCGATCGCTTTTGCTGTAAGCTGTGCATTGGTATGCGTAGGGTTTCCTTCTTTATCTAAAGCGTAATATCTTGTAGTAATTTTATTGTTTCTTAAAATAAGCGATTTTGCTTTAGAAGGTGCGTCATTGATAAGCCCAAGATAAGTCTCCATTTCATCATTAGATACCGGCTCATTGGGTAAATATTTTGAAGCCTTTGTTATAAATACGTCGTACATTCTATTTTAAATTAATTCCTTGTAAATATCTTTTTTGTTTTTGTCTTTTAAACCAAAATATAGGGGTTGTGAGAAGGTGTAATACTAACACGACAGGTGAGATGATCCATATCGCAGCCATCAAATATACCTTAAAGAATTTTATCAGCAATGGACGTTTCTCTTTTTTCTTGATAATCAGATTAGACCATACCGTAAAAATCTTGTTTCCTACCTTTTCTACACGTACTAAAAACGGCCGGATTTCAATGGCTCCGTTTTTTACAAGCTCCGGCTGTAAACTTTCCAGGGTGTTGTTTTTTAAATGACTCTCAATAATCTTGCCGTACTTTACCGAACCTGCAATTTCTTCATCCGAAACTCCTGCAGCAGGAAGTAAGCCGGATTTTTCTTTCTGTCCTGTGGTCAGCCAGCGTAGAATGGTCAGTACACTGGTATAATTGTCATGTCTGTCTACCAATGCAATATTTCCTACAAGTTGAGCTTTCAGGTCTCTTAGGTATATTTTCAGTTTCTCCTGGGAAAGCATCCACATATTACGGGTTCCGGAGATGGTAACTACAGGAGTGTCTTTAAGGATGCTCTCTGCATAGCCACTTTTCAGGAATGAAATGATCGGGATTGATGGGGTAAGGTACCACACCTGATATCCGAACAGGATGAGATCGTATTTTTTATTCAGTATCCCGTCCGAAGGAGGGAAGATCTCTTTCGGGATCTGAAGATAAGATTCCGGGAAGGTATTGAAAAAGACATCCTCCGGCCACGGATAAGGAAAATCTTCTTTCAGCTTAATATTATAATAGGTAACGTCATATGCCTCCTTCTGGGCTTCAAAAGGACCGGCAATATTTCTCACGATATCCTCAAGTTGCCCGGTTTGTGAATAATATATGACAAGTATATTTTTCTTCATTAGTTTTCTTTAGCGTTTACAAAAATATGTTTTTCATATTTATTATTTAGTTTTAAATACTTTTATAGATTCAGAACTAAATTCTAATGTATAATTTTCACTTTCAGACAAGGTGTTTGTGGTATTTACAAAAATGATGGTTTCCGGAAGTTCCTGAATTGTACTGACCGTAAATGTATCATCCGAAACCAGAAGTACATCAATATTCTTGTTGATTTCAGACAGTTCTTCTATATAATGTATCTTTCTTCTTTTAACAAGATAATTGTGTGCTGCCGTTACCCGTTTGTCATCATTTTTAATCAGAGAAAAAATTCTTCTGCCTGCCTGATATAAAGTCAGTAAAACATCTTTCTGGCCATAGTCATCTGCAATGTGAAGAATAGTGGCGTCATTTGAAATATGTTTATTCAGTTCAAAATAGACCGATTTGTTAGCGTTGAAGTCTTTCTTTACTTCTTTCACCACGTCTGTGTCTTTATACAGAAAGCTCAGGAATAACATTTTCTTAAAATAATTCTCATCCTCAATTTCTTTTCTCAGCTGAGCAAATTCCTCCCTATAATATGCGTTGATCTTCTTCGTTCTCTCAGAATAGTTTTTACCGAAGCTCATATCCTCCCTGCTGATTCTGTTCCCTACTTTTACAGTAATGCTTCCGTCATAGATAATGAAATCCCCTTTCGGCAATACCTCAGAGTTCCCGTGAATATAAAGTGGCAGAACGTCCAGATTAAATTGCTCGGCAAGATAAAATGCTCCTTTATGAAATCTTTTGACATCATTGGTATAAGAACGCTCTGCTTCAGGGAATACAACAAGAGAATAGCCCTGGTCAATTTTTTCTTTCAATTTCTCCATCCCGTTTTCAATTCCCTGAGAAACCGGATAAAAACCAAGTGCCCTTACCAGTTTTCCGAAGACAGGGGACTGGTACACCCAGTCATTGACCAGGTAAATGATCTTATGGGTAGCCATTGCAATGGCAAGTGTATCCAGAAAAGAAGTATGATTGGCGATAATAACGGCAGGCTTGCTGAAATCTTCAGCCGTATTTCTGATCACCCTTTTTCTGACAAAAGGATTTGAATACAATACGGATGTTAAAAACCTGGCGAGAATCAATTTTATAATATCTAAGGTTCTTCCTTTGGTATTTTTAATGAATAGGCTTCCGAATGCGGAAAATATCATCCCGCCCAGTCCGTAATACAGAAATGAGAATACGGCGCTTAAAAAAAGTCTCAACGTAATCGGGGATAGCCCTTTTTTTGCCCGGTTGGTAATGAAAAATCTGAACCAGAACGGGTAAAGGGTAGAAGTAATAACGATCACGGAGAACATCCCGATCAGGGCTACCAAAGCCAGGGAATGTAAAGCTGGGTGTTTGGCAAAAATCAATGATCCGATGGAAAGAATGGTGGTGAAAACGGCAAGAATGATTGAAATCCTGTAAGTAGGAAGCTCATTTTTCCCGGTAGTATGCTCTTTCTGCATTGCCTGAGTCAGGAAAATACTGAAATCATCTCCCACGCCAAAAACCAAGGTACATACTACCGTACTGAAGATATTGAGCTCCAGTCCCAGGAAATAAAGAATTCCGGCAGTCACCACGCCCGTCAGAACGATAGGGAACATGGTCAATATTGTCAGTTCAAAATTTCTGAAGAAGACAATAATCGTTAAGATAATAGCTAAAAGAGAATAATTGATCAGTGTATTGAAGTCTCTTTTCAATAGGCCAAGGAAGTTCTCATTCATCTGCTGGCGGTCAATAGCCAGGGCATCATGTTTCTTCTCAATATCTTTAATGAAGGCATCTCTTTTGGTTTCATCTACCTTTACCACATTCGAAACGGTATAGAATCCGTTTTCGTTGCTCATAAACTCAGAGATCTGAAGAGCTTTTACCTTTTCGTAATCTTTCAGGCTTAAAGTAGTATAGTTTTTATTTAAAACCTGATTAAAATTGTCAAAAGCAGAACTGTTGAAGCCCAATTTATTTCCATTGCCAATCAGTTCGGAAATGGTTTCGTTCTTTTTGTTGCCGTTCCAGAAGTTGTTCCATTCTTCAATTTTCTTTTGCTGATCCTTTTCAGACAGAACAACGCTTCCGATAGAATTATAACTTAAGATCTTACCTTGCTTTTTCTCTTTTTCAAGAAAGCTGCTCAGCTCAGAATTACGGGCTAATGCTTCCTCTTCCGAATTTCCGTAAGAGATAGTATAAATAGACTTTGAGGTGATGTCCGAAAGCTTCTGAAGTTTCGCTTCACTGATCTTTAATTCTTTCGGAATATAGTTCAGATCACCGATATCTTCATTGAATCCCACATGCCTGAACCCAAAAAGACAAGCCAGAATGATAACAGAACAGCCGATAATCAGCGGTTTGTTTTTTTCATACGGATACGATCCGATTTTATCGATGAAGTTGGTATTGAGATTTTCTCCTTTTTCTTTAGGCTTATACAATTGAGGAACAATAATCAGGGCGGTAAAGGAAGATAGAATTACTGTGATTGCTGCAAAAAGTCCCAGATCTTTCAAAGCTTCAGAGCGTACAAAGACAAGACAAAGAAAAGAAACTGCAGTGGTTGCGCTACTCAGGATGATAGGCTGGGTAATTTCTTTGTAAAGTTCTTCAATATTGTTATTGTGCTTATAATGCGTCAGAATATGCAGGGCATAATCTATCGTAATCCCGATCAGAATGGCGCCCACACTTAAAGAGATGGCAGAAATTTTATCTTTAATGAAATATAAGACCAGCAGGGCAAGCAATACGGAAAATACTGTAGGTAAGAAAACAATGATTGGGGTAAAAAAGTTTCTGAAATAATAAATCAGAAGCACCAGAAGCACCGTCATGGAAATTACAACGGTATTCTGGATGTCCTTCTTGATTTGCTGGGCATTGGCTACTGCAATGACCGGAGAACCAAAATAGCTGATTTCCGTTTTTCCTTTAAACTGTTTGTTGAGACTGTCTTTGATAATGTTGAGCTGATCTACAAAAAACTCGTTGGCCTTTGTATCATTGCTTTTGTTTTTCGGATCAATGAAAAGCAGAAGATTTTTTCCGTCTTTGGTTACAATGTAGCTGTCTTCCAGTTTAAAATCCTTGCTGATATTTAATGCATTCAACTTCCTGATGCCGAGAAAAGTAAGTCCCAAAGGATCTTTTTTGATGAATTCCTTGGTGACAAGACTTGTAGGGGAGGCCAGTGAGATATAATTGTTCTCCACCTGGCGGGCAATGCTGTCTTTCCGGATCTTCCGGTCTATCTCTCTGTAATCTTCGGTATTTAGAAACAGGGGTAAGTTCTGGCTGACAAAATCAAATGTTTCCGAGATCTCATCATCATTTACCTTTCCCTGAACAGAACTTATATATTTTTGTAAAGGTTCTGTTTTCTGTAAAAAAGTATCGGCTGTTTCAGAGAGCTGGAAGCTGTCTTCATTAGATTTGTTTTCTATAATGACAATGATCTTGTCTGAAAAATTAAGCTGCTTAAGAACTTTCGCCGTAAGATCTGATTTTTCATTTTTAGGAATGATCTGATTGATATCTTCCTCAAAATTGATTTTGGAAGCAAAGAAAACACATAATGTGGCAATTCCCAGTGCTGTAAACACAGAGAGAACTTTATTTTTGGAAATCAGATAATATAAAAATATAAAAAAGCGATGCATTGCATTTGGATCAAGTCTGCAAATTTAAATTTTTAAGAATTAGTGCAAAATACTTAGACCATAAGTTTTGGCTGAAAATCAATAAAATATTCTAGGAAGAATGAAAAAAAATTCTACTTTTGCAAAAGTTCCCCTTTAATAAAATGTATTTTAAACCACAATTATTATTAAGAAAATAAGAATCTGTTTTAGATATGTTGAAAAGAAATGATGAAAAAATAAACGGATTTCTATTTGTAATAGTGCTTCCGTTTCTCCTGTTTGCCATGTCCTATTACGGGTTCGAATCCTCCTATACAAGATTAAAAACCTCAGAGAAAACACCGGACTTCCTGTTTTCGTCCGTATATGCTTACAGAGTGATTCCCAACTACCTCAGTGTACAGATGACAGATCTGATGTACGGTCTGATCAACGGACCCCTGGCTTTTTTTAAAGATTTTTTATCCAAGAACGGAACCCCTTTTTATCATGGGCTCTTCGTGATGAACAGCGTGTTTTTTATAGGATGTTCATTGGTTTTAAATTCCATATTCAGACTTAAGGCGGCAGGTCTTCTTTTGAATCTGAATGCAAGGAGAATCATCCATCTTGTATCGGTCTTCTTTATTGTTATTACGCAGTATGCCCCTACCAACTGTGATACCATTGCTCTTTTCTGCTATCTGACAGGAGTGCTGTTCACACTGAAGTATCTGCATACCCGCAAGAATATCTTCCTTTATCTTCTGACTGTTCTGATAGCAATATCTACATTCGTAAGGGAAACGGCGTGTATTAACATTGCTTTTTTCGCAGCAGTATTCTTCAGTATTGATGACCTGAAAAAGGGAAACTATCAAATGGTCTGGAGAGTCATTCCTCTTGTTATTGCTTTTCTTGTTCCGTATCTGGGGCTGAGGGCAATATTGGTGCAGGAAGAAACTACTTTTGTAGAAGGTTTTTATATCAACAGAAATTTTTCAAGCCCTTTTAACCTTGCAGGGCTCCTTTTTGCAGCAGTTGTTTTGTATTTTATATACAGGCTCTGTACAGGTGAAGAAAACAGAAGCGTTTTCAGAAAATATCTTTTTTTTTCCGTTCCGTATCTTCTTATGATTACCTTAGTGGGGCTTTTTTGGGAAGTAAGGCTTTTTTTGCCTTTGATTCTGACCGGAATCATAACAGCCTATCATCAGTTTAAAAAAACATCAGAGATTAAAGCATGAGTTTATTACACCCATATTATCTAGTTGCGATTGTCTATATGCTGTTCTTCAGTATTCAGGAAGTTTTTGGCAAAAAAGTAGATAAAAAATGGTTCTGGTTCCTGGCAGTTTACTTTATAATTATTGTAGGCCTTCGGGATGATGTTGGTCCGGATTATGGAAGTTACAAAGGGATTTACATTTATTCCGATACCAAAAGCTATTACAGTATTTTCCTGAAGATGCTCCATATGAAAGGTCCGGAGACGCTGGATGTGGAATGGCTGTATACGCTGATCAATAAGATTCTCCTGAATATTTTTGATGCGCCGTTTTATATGGTGACCTTTGTGATTGCTATTTTTGCCATGATATTCAAGGTGGAATATACGGAAGATAATACTTTTTATCCCTTTACCTTTACCCTGTTTATGTTTATCCCCAATTTCTTTATCGGGGAAAGCGGGCAGATCAGGCAAAACCTCGGAACATTCATTGTTTATTTTGCCATCAGGTATATCAAGGAAAGAAAACTCTGGCATTATTTATTTTTCATATTCATAGGGTCCGGTATACACAGTGTATGTTATCTGTTCCTGCCGATGTACTGGCTGGCGCGTGTTCCTTTAAACAAGGCTGTCATGCTGATTATGATCATTGGCTCGGTTTTCTTGTCTCCGTTTGAAATCTATAGATCCTTTGGAGGCTTTCTGGATGGTATGACGTCTGATATTGAGCTGATTGAAGGGTTTAACGGATATATGAATGAAAGTATACAGCGTTTGAACGGTGGTATCGGGATCCCCGAGGTCATGATGGCAATCCTTACCTTTTTCCTCTTTGCCTTTGACAATAAGATGAAAGAAAAGTTTCCGTATTATGAATACCATAGAAACTATGCCGTGATTGGGATTTGTTTATATTTTATCTTTAGAAATAACCCGATCTTTTCATCACGGCTTGCCGGTGCTTTCATCGGATTCTCGTATATCATCATCCCGAATGCCATGTATGTTGTTACAGCAAGAACCAAAGCTCTGATCTATACATTTATCATCTCACTTGTTGTATTCAATTTTGTGGTTTTCTCGATCTTCAATAATATTAAAGCAGGACGTTTCTCTATAGAGCGATATAAAAACCATATACTTCCTTAATGTTTTCCTGATTTAATACTCATAAAGACAGCTGTTAAGCTGTCTTTTTCTTTTATACAGGTGTTTTGCTTTATGAATGCTATTGGGTTTTATGTTGAAATATTAATATCATAATTAAAATATTTTAAATTTATTTATAAAATAAATCTCTTTTTGTTGATTAAGGCTTAAAAATTGTATTTCGCTAAAGACACACAAATCCATAAGTATGAAACGGTTAGCTGAAAAATTGGCGGCAGTCATTTGCCTGGTAGGAATGGCAGTTGGTTTTAAAGGAAATATAATTTCAAAACGGAGTTTTCTTTCAGGTAGGACTTTCAATGATGTGTCAACCATAAAAAAAGCAGACTCACTTGTAGTACCGGGCAATAAGTATAGAACTAAAGTACTGATTCCGGATTGGAAAAAAGCTCCCAATAGCTACATTTTCGATATTGCTCAGAACAGTGAAGGGTTGTTGATCCCGGTAAAAAAAGCATATGCAATGTGGGAAGGAGGAGGATACCTTAATGGCAATGGGATTCCTGCGGGACCTGTGACGGCAGATGTATTATGGGAAGATGCTCATGGGCTGATAAAGTCAGGGACTAATTATACTTTGGAGATTGTGGGTTCCGGGCAGAGTGCAAAAATAAAAGTGCCCATAAATAAAGCGAAAAAAGGAAATGCTGTAGTAGCCCTGAAGGTAAATGGTGAGATTTACTGGAGCTGGCATATCTGGGTGACAGACGATCCTACAAATGGCTCCACTTACAAAAGTTTTAACAATATTAAAAGAATGAAGGCCGACGGAACGGTTGAGCCTATCCCGGATTCTGACTGGAAATGGATGGACAGAAATTTGGGTGCATTAACGGGTTCTATGACTTCATCAGACTGGAACAGAAATATCGGACTGCTGTATCAGTGGGGAAGAAAAGATCCCATTCCGCCTTTAGTGACAAGAGGAAATGACTTCTATGAAGTTTCCGGATCGGCAGGCCGCATCAGGCATCGGGGAGCAAAAAATATGACCAATGCAATAAGTATTGATGATCTCAGGAAGTTTGTTTTACTTTCCGGCGCTGAAGTAAGTAGCAATATAAGACTTGCAGTGAAAAACCCGT is a window of Chryseobacterium arthrosphaerae DNA encoding:
- a CDS encoding MMPL family transporter yields the protein MFTALGIATLCVFFASKINFEEDINQIIPKNEKSDLTAKVLKQLNFSDKIIVIIENKSNEDSFQLSETADTFLQKTEPLQKYISSVQGKVNDDEISETFDFVSQNLPLFLNTEDYREIDRKIRKDSIARQVENNYISLASPTSLVTKEFIKKDPLGLTFLGIRKLNALNISKDFKLEDSYIVTKDGKNLLLFIDPKNKSNDTKANEFFVDQLNIIKDSLNKQFKGKTEISYFGSPVIAVANAQQIKKDIQNTVVISMTVLLVLLIYYFRNFFTPIIVFLPTVFSVLLALLVLYFIKDKISAISLSVGAILIGITIDYALHILTHYKHNNNIEELYKEITQPIILSSATTAVSFLCLVFVRSEALKDLGLFAAITVILSSFTALIIVPQLYKPKEKGENLNTNFIDKIGSYPYEKNKPLIIGCSVIILACLFGFRHVGFNEDIGDLNYIPKELKISEAKLQKLSDITSKSIYTISYGNSEEEALARNSELSSFLEKEKKQGKILSYNSIGSVVLSEKDQQKKIEEWNNFWNGNKKNETISELIGNGNKLGFNSSAFDNFNQVLNKNYTTLSLKDYEKVKALQISEFMSNENGFYTVSNVVKVDETKRDAFIKDIEKKHDALAIDRQQMNENFLGLLKRDFNTLINYSLLAIILTIIVFFRNFELTILTMFPIVLTGVVTAGILYFLGLELNIFSTVVCTLVFGVGDDFSIFLTQAMQKEHTTGKNELPTYRISIILAVFTTILSIGSLIFAKHPALHSLALVALIGMFSVIVITSTLYPFWFRFFITNRAKKGLSPITLRLFLSAVFSFLYYGLGGMIFSAFGSLFIKNTKGRTLDIIKLILARFLTSVLYSNPFVRKRVIRNTAEDFSKPAVIIANHTSFLDTLAIAMATHKIIYLVNDWVYQSPVFGKLVRALGFYPVSQGIENGMEKLKEKIDQGYSLVVFPEAERSYTNDVKRFHKGAFYLAEQFNLDVLPLYIHGNSEVLPKGDFIIYDGSITVKVGNRISREDMSFGKNYSERTKKINAYYREEFAQLRKEIEDENYFKKMLFLSFLYKDTDVVKEVKKDFNANKSVYFELNKHISNDATILHIADDYGQKDVLLTLYQAGRRIFSLIKNDDKRVTAAHNYLVKRRKIHYIEELSEINKNIDVLLVSDDTFTVSTIQELPETIIFVNTTNTLSESENYTLEFSSESIKVFKTK
- a CDS encoding EpsG family protein, whose translation is MSLLHPYYLVAIVYMLFFSIQEVFGKKVDKKWFWFLAVYFIIIVGLRDDVGPDYGSYKGIYIYSDTKSYYSIFLKMLHMKGPETLDVEWLYTLINKILLNIFDAPFYMVTFVIAIFAMIFKVEYTEDNTFYPFTFTLFMFIPNFFIGESGQIRQNLGTFIVYFAIRYIKERKLWHYLFFIFIGSGIHSVCYLFLPMYWLARVPLNKAVMLIMIIGSVFLSPFEIYRSFGGFLDGMTSDIELIEGFNGYMNESIQRLNGGIGIPEVMMAILTFFLFAFDNKMKEKFPYYEYHRNYAVIGICLYFIFRNNPIFSSRLAGAFIGFSYIIIPNAMYVVTARTKALIYTFIISLVVFNFVVFSIFNNIKAGRFSIERYKNHILP
- a CDS encoding beta-ketoacyl-ACP synthase III encodes the protein MYDVFITKASKYLPNEPVSNDEMETYLGLINDAPSKAKSLILRNNKITTRYYALDKEGNPTHTNAQLTAKAIEGLFDENFKKEDMKLLSVGTTSPDQIQPSHASMVHGELNIGKSIEINTATGLCNSGMNALNYGFLSVKAGVQENAVCAGSERMSAWMTADKFNHEAENLILLEERPIIAFKREFLRWMLSDGAGSFLLENKPRENSTSLKIEFIDFYSYAHEIEACMYAGCDKQEDGSLKSWADYPSDEWLKQSIFAIKQDTKILDKYILVKGAESLRASFDKHHLDPEKIDHVLAHISSGYFKEGLKDEFAKKGMDFPAEKWFYNLSDVGNIGAGSIFIALEELMNSGTLKKGEKVLLCVPESGRFAYSCALLTVC
- a CDS encoding dialkylrecorsinol condensing enzyme DarA, which codes for MKKNILVIYYSQTGQLEDIVRNIAGPFEAQKEAYDVTYYNIKLKEDFPYPWPEDVFFNTFPESYLQIPKEIFPPSDGILNKKYDLILFGYQVWYLTPSIPIISFLKSGYAESILKDTPVVTISGTRNMWMLSQEKLKIYLRDLKAQLVGNIALVDRHDNYTSVLTILRWLTTGQKEKSGLLPAAGVSDEEIAGSVKYGKIIESHLKNNTLESLQPELVKNGAIEIRPFLVRVEKVGNKIFTVWSNLIIKKKEKRPLLIKFFKVYLMAAIWIISPVVLVLHLLTTPIFWFKRQKQKRYLQGINLK